The proteins below are encoded in one region of Phaseolus vulgaris cultivar G19833 chromosome 1, P. vulgaris v2.0, whole genome shotgun sequence:
- the LOC137814049 gene encoding putative disease resistance protein RGA3, which translates to MAEYFVFEIAESLLGKLASNLYEEVSRAFDLYEDVQGLRDTLLIVKGVLLDAEEKKEKKHGLREWLRQIQNVCLDAEDVLDGFESQSLRKQVLKASGSTRMKVDHFFSSSNSLVFRFRMARKIKNVRRRLDKIAADGSKFGLERIDIDHSRLQRREMTYSHVDDSRVIGRDKNREEIMKLLMQPHLHGDGYGDQSVCVIPIVGIGGLGKTTLAKLVFNDKRMDDLFPLKMWVCISDDFDIRQIIVKIINSASDPTISVVPQESIDNLDIEQLQSRLRHKLSCQKYLLVLDDVWNEDRAKWIELKDLIKVGAIGSKIIVTTRSISIAYMMGTVPSYVLEGLSAENCLSLFLKWAFREGEEKEHPNLVEIGKEIVKKCGGVPLALKTSGSSLFSVFDLERWENMRDHELWNLKQQKDDILPSLKLSYDQMPSYLRHCFAFFSLYPKDFGFTSAEMANFWVTLGLLRSAFGSQQIENVGKLYIYELYSRSFLEDFEDFGSHYYFKLHDLVHDLSLYVAKEEFLVVNSHARKIPEQVRHISVVENDSLSHTLFPKFRGVRTIIFPVDGVGVGSEYLLETWIKRYKYLRHLDLSDSSFETLPNSIAKLEHLRALSLDNNCSIKRLPNSFCKLQNLQILSLRRCLGLETLPKRLGMLISLRKLYITTKQSMLSEDEFASLNSLHSLIFEYCDNLKFLFRGAQAQLPSLEVLMIQSCGNLESLPLHLLPKLEVLIVTRCVMLNLSLISERPIQRLMIKNLYIEQCPRLHTLPQWIQGASNTLRTFSILNCHCLEMLPEWLNTMTHLKILHIVNCPQLLHLPSDMHRLRALEDLIIDGCPELGRKCEPESGEYWSFIAHIKCVSIGETKKRKLLFQMLSRLRLNCTK; encoded by the coding sequence ATGGCCGAATATTTTGTCTTCGAAATTGCTGAATCACTGCTAGGGAAGCTTGCATCTAATCTTTATGAAGAAGTTTCTCGAGCCTTTGATCTGTATGAGGATGTGCAAGGTCTGAGAGACACCCTGTTAATTGTAAAAGGCGTGCTGTTGGACGCTGaggagaagaaggagaagaagcaTGGGTTGCGTGAATGGCTCAGGCAGATTCAAAACGTTTGCCTAGATGCTGAAGATGTGTTGGATGGATTTGAGAGCCAAAGCCTGAGAAAACAAGTTCTCAAAGCTTCAGGCAGCACAAGGATGAAGGTAGACCACttcttttcttcatctaatTCTCTTGTTTTCCGTTTTAGGATGgctaggaaaataaaaaatgttaggcGTAGATTGGATAAGATAGCAGCTGATGGGAGCAAGTTTGGTCTTGAGAGGATTGATATTGATCACAGCCGTCTGCAAAGGAGAGAAATGACTTACTCTCATGTTGATGATTCAAGGGTTATAGGAAGGGACAAGAATAGGGAAGAAATTATGAAGCTTTTGATGCAACCTCACCTTCATGGTGATGGTTATGGAGATCAAAGTGTTTGTGTTATTCCCATAGTAGGTATTGGAGGGTTGGGAAAGACCACACTAGCAAAGTTGGTGTTCAATGATAAGAGAATGGATGATCTTTTCCCGTTGAAGATGTGGGTGTGTATTTCTGATGACTTTGACATAAGACAGATAATTGTTAAAATCATCAACTCTGCTTCTGATCCAACCATTTCTGTTGTTCCTCAAGAAAGCATTGACAATTTAGATATTGAGCAGTTACAAAGTCGTCTTAGACACAAACTTTCTTGCCAGAAGTATCTACTAGTCTTGGATGATGTATGGAATGAGGATCGTGCAAAATGGATAGAGTTGAAAGATTTAATTAAAGTTGGTGCAATTGGAAGCAAAATCATAGTGACAACACGGAGTATTTCAATTGCTTACATGATGGGGACTGTCCCCTCGTATGTTTTAGAAGGTCTTTCTGCGGAGAATTGCTTATCTCTGTTTCTCAAATGGGCATTTAGGGAAGGTGAAGAAAAAGAACACCCAAATCTAGTGGAAATTGGAAAAGAAATAGTGAAAAAGTGCGGAGGGGTTCCACTAGCACTGAAAACTTCAGGAAGTTCCCTGTTCTCAGTTTTTGATTTAGAAAGATGGGAAAATATGAGAGACCATGAGCTATGGAACCTAAAACAACAGAAAGATGACATTTTACCTTCCCTAAAGTTGAGCTATGATCAAATGCCATCCTATTTGAGGCACtgttttgctttcttttctctttatcCTAAAGATTTTGGCTTTACCAGTGCTGAAATGGCTAACTTTTGGGTCACACTTGGATTACTTCGATCAGCATTTGGAAGTCAGCAGatagagaatgttggaaaactatatatatatgagtTATATTCAAGATCATTTCTGGAGGACTTTGAGGACTTTGGCTCACATTACTATTTTAAACTACATGATTTGGTACATGATCTTTCGCTGTATGTTGCGAAAGAGGAGTTTCTAGTGGTGAACTCCCATGCTCGCAAAATACCTGAGCAAGTAAGGCATATATCAGTCGTTGAAAATGACTCACTAAGCCATACTTTGTTCCCCAAGTTCAGAGGTGTGAGAACTATAATATTTCCCGTTGATGGAGTGGGTGTTGGCAGTGAATATCTTTTGGAAACATGGATAAAAAGATACAAATACTTACGTCATTTAGATTTAAGTGATTCCTCTTTTGAGACACTTCCTAATTCAATTGCTAAATTGGAGCATCTGCGAGCTCTCAGTCTTGATAATAATTGCAGCATAAAAAGACTTCCTAATTCTTTTTGCAAACTCCAAAACTTACAAATTTTGTCTTTAAGAAGATGCTTGGGCCTTGAAACATTGCCTAAACGATTAGGGATGTTAATCAGCCTCCGAAAATTGTATATAACCACAAAACAGTCTATGTTGTCAGAGGATGAATTTGCAAGCTTGAACAGTCTTCATTCTTTGATATTTGAATACTGTGACAATTTGAAGTTTTTGTTCCGAGGAGCACAGGCACAACTCCCATCCCTTGAAGTTTTGATGATTCAATCATGTGGGAACCTAGAGTCCTTACCTCTTCATCTTCTCCCTAAACTTGAGGTTCTGATTGTAACAAGGTGCGTGATGCTAAATCTGTCCTTGATCAGCGAAAGACCAATCCAAAGATTGATGATTAAAAATTTGTATATTGAGCAATGTCCACGGCTACATACATTGCCTCAATGGATTCAAGGAGCCTCCAACACTTTGAGaacattttcaattttaaattgtcATTGTCTGGAAATGCTTCCTGAGTGGCTTAACACAATGACTCATCTTAAGATTCTCCATATTGTTAACTGTCCTCAGTTGTTGCATCTCCCAAGTGACATGCATCGTCTACGAGCCCTTGAAGATTTGATCATAGATGGTTGCCCTGAATTGGGTCGAAAATGTGAACCAGAGTCTGGTGAGTACTGGTCTTTTATCGCTCACATCAAATGTGTTTCCATTGGAGAAACAAAGAAAAGGAAACTCCTTTTTCAAATGCTTTCACGGCTGCGCTTGAACTGCACTAAGTAA